One genomic segment of Gossypium arboreum isolate Shixiya-1 chromosome 3, ASM2569848v2, whole genome shotgun sequence includes these proteins:
- the LOC108488115 gene encoding uncharacterized protein LOC108488115 has protein sequence MSDRPERTEQEEANSRVQTSEQGTIPPTAPPVVYPVAPPPHSIIETSKRSPIEKLRKFGAEEFRGRSDDDPVKAEYWLQSLVRIFKQMDCSPEDYLLCVVSLLNEETYNWWETVEAVVPAEKLTWEFYQNEFKKKYVGKRYLDKKKREFLDLRQGNKSMAEYEREFVYLSKYARDIVPTEEEMSIRFEEGLNDEIRMMIGVMKYGVRCSSNPCSKARRNLPVKKSREEISRTTSVPGRLGRGRSRQSDFRVFDRPAASVSSVQNTLRPKCQYYERHHFGECRTKMGACYKCGATDHLIRDCPQLQKD, from the exons ATGTCAGATAGACCTGAACGCACTGAACAGGAGGAAGCTAATAGTAGAGTGCAGACTtctgaacaaggaacaa TTCCCCCTACTGCACCACCTGTGGTATAtccggttgctcctccacctcaTTCAATAATTGAAACTAGTAAACGTTCTCCGATTGAAAAGCTTAGGAAGTTTGGAGCTGAGGAATTTCGAGGGAGATCAGATGATGACCCTGTAAAAGCTGAGTATTGGCTACAGAGTTTGGTAAGAATTTTTAAACAGATGGATTGTTCTCCGGAGGATTATCTACTATGTGTTGTCTCATTGTTAAATGAAGAAACATATAACTGGTGGGAAACTGTGGAAGCTGTAGTACCTGCAGAGAAACTTACTTGGGAATTTTACCAgaatgagtttaaaaagaaatatgtgggGAAAAGATACCTCgacaagaaaaagagagaatttcttgatctacgACAGGGAAATAAGTCAATGGCtgaatacgaaagagaatttgtctacctcagtaaatatgctcgagacatTGTACCTACTGAAGAAGAAATGTCtatcagatttgaagaagggttaaATGATGAGATTAGAATGATGATTGGGGTAATGAAATACGGAGTTCGTTGTTCATCGAATCCGTGCTCAAAAGCTCGAAGAA ATTTGCCGGTGAAGAAATCTAGAGAAGAAATTAGTCGAACTACATCCGTGCCGGGAAGATTGGGTAGAGGTAGATCAAGACAATCTGATTTCAGGGTTTTTGATAGACCTGCAGCAAGTGTGAGTAGTGTTCAGAATACTCTCCGGCCTAAGTGTCAATATTATGAAAGACATCATTTCGGTGAATGCAGGACTAAGATgggggcttgttataaatgtggggctACTGATCATCTTATTCGAGATTGTCCCCAGCTGCAAAAAGATTAA
- the LOC108489213 gene encoding protein GIGANTEA isoform X1 produces MANPSERWIDGLQFSSLFRPPPQDPQHRKVQITAYVEYFGQFTSEQFPEDIAELVRNRYPSDEQRLFDDVLATFVLHHPEHGHAVVLPIISCIIDGTLVYDKNAPPFSSFISLVCPSSENEYSEQWALACGEILRILTHYNRPICKTELPNSEADRSNSSSQATTSESADGESSFHIPSVRQERKPLRPLSPWITDILLAAPLGIRSDYFRWCSGVMGKYAAGDLRPPMTASIRGSGKHPQLMPSTPRWAVANGAGVILSVCDEEVARYETATLTAAAVPALLLPPPTTALDEHLVAGLPALEPYARLFHRYYAIATPSATQRLLLGLLEAPPSWAPDALDAAVQLVELLRAAEDYATGIRLPRNWMHLHFLRAIGTAMSMRVGIAADAAAALLFRILSQPALLFPPLRQVEGVAVQHEPSGGYISCYRKQIEVPAAEATIEATAQGIASMLCAHGPEVEWRICTIWEAAYGLIPLSSSAVDLPDIIVATPLQPPILSWNLYIPLLKVLEYLPRGSPSEACLMKIFVATVEAILQRTFPPEYSREQTRKTRYSMGSALKNLAVAELRTMVHSLFLESCASVELASRLLFVVLTVCVSHEAQFHGIKRPRSEESYPPDESIEESPAQFEKLRDIKPRKTKNQGPVSAFDSYVLAAVCALACELQLFPLVTSGNTHLIAKNVQAKPRHNKVNGSSIEYGHGIDSAIHHTRRILAILEALFSLKPSSVGTSWTYSSNEIVAAAMVAAHVSELFRQSKACMHALSVLMRCKWDNEIYTRASSLYNLIDIHSKAVASIVDKAEPLEAQLIYAPVCFDSRTQCKRTNTACWDPLRVSSSEYEDSIHSANNLRCQMVLTSDEGLGNSTGKSVESFPLDASDLANFLTKDRHLGFHCSAQILLRSVLVEKQELCFSVVSLLWHKLIAAPETQPSAESTSAQQGWRQVVDALCNVVSASPAKAATAVVLQADRELQPWIAKNDDQGQKMWRINQRIVKLIVELMRNHDIPESLVIVASASDLLLRATDGMLVDGEACTLPQLELLEATARAVQPVLEWGESGLAVVDGLSNLLKCRLPATTRCLSHPSAHVRALSISVLRNILQSNPKLEINGIHGPYFSISVIDWHTDIEKCLTWEAHSQLARGMPIHFLDTAAKELGCKISI; encoded by the exons ATGGCTAATCCGTCCGAGCGATGGATTGATGGCCTTCAGTTCTCATCGCTGTTCAGGCCTCCGCCACAGGACCCTCAACATCGAAAG GTTCAAATTACTGCATATGTCGAGTATTTCGGTCAATTCACATCAGAACAATTCCCTGAGGACATTGCTGAG CTTGTCCGCAACCGCTATCCATCTGATGAACAGCGCCTTTTTGATGATGTTCTGG CAACGTTTGTCCTTCACCATCCTGAACATGGGCATGCAGTTGTTCTTCCAATTATTTCATGCATCATTGATGGTACACTTGTGTATGATAAGAATGCCCCTCCATTTTCTTCATTCATCTCCTTAGTCTGCCCAAGTAGTgag AATGAGTATTCTGAACAGTGGGCACTGGCATGTGGAGAGATCTTGCGGATTCTGACTCATTACAACCGTCCAATATGTAAAACGGAACTGCCAAATAGTGAAGCAGATAGAAGCAATAGCAGCAGCCAAGCTACAACAAGTGAATCTGCTGATGGGGAATCATCCTTTCACATACCTTCAGTGCGACAGGAGAGGAAGCCTTTGAGGCCTTTATCTCCTTGGATTACTGATATATTGCTTGCAGCGCCTTTGGGCATCAGAAGTGATTACTTCCGTTG GTGCAGTGGTGTTATGGGTAAATATGCAGCTGGAGACCTCAGGCCGCCTATGACTG CTTCTATTCGTGGATCTGGAAAGCACCCTCAGCTCATGCCATCAACTCCAAGATGGGCAGTTGCTAATGGTGCTGGTGTCATTTTAAGTGTATGCGATGAGGAGGTTGCACGCTACGAGACTGCTACTTTAACAGCTGCAGCAGTTCCTGCACTTCTACTTCCTCCACCAACAACAGCTTTGGATGAGCATCTAGTTGCTGGGCTGCCAGCTCTTGAACCATATGCTCGATTATTTCATCG GTACTATGCCATTGCAACTCCAAGTGCCACCCAAAGACTTCTTCTTGGACTTCTAGAAGCACCACCATCATGGGCCCCAGATGCACTTGATGCTGCTGTACAGCTTGTGGAACTCCTTCGGGCAGCTGAAGACTATGCAACTGGTATAAGG CTTCCTCGAAATTGGATGCATTTGCATTTTCTGCGTGCAATCGGGACTGCAATGTCTATGAGAGTGGGTATTGCCGCTGATGCTGCCGCAGCTTTACTTTTTCGTATACTGTCACAGCCTGCACTGCTCTTTCCTCCATTAAGACAAGTTGAGGGAGTGGCAGTTCAACATGAACCTTCTGGTGGTTATATTTCGTGTTATAGGAAGCAG ATAGAGGTGCCTGCTGCTGAAGCAACTATTGAAGCTACCGCCCAAGGTATTGCATCAATGCTTTGTGCTCACGGACCAGAAGTGGAGTGGAGAATATGTACAATATGGGAAGCCGCTTATGGCCTGATTCCCTTGAGCTCTTCAGCTGTTGATCTTCCGGATATAATTGTTGCAACCCCATTGCAGCCTCCCATACTATCATGGAACCTATACATACCTCTTCTTAAGGTCCTTGAATACCTTCCACGTGGAAGTCCTTCTGAAGCGTGTCTCATGAAGATATTTGTGGCCACTGTTGAAGCTATTCTACAGAGAACTTTTCCTCCTGAATACTCCAGGGAGCAAACCAGAAAAACAAGATACAGCATGGGTTCTGCCTTAAAGAATCTTGCTGTGGCAGAGCTTCGTACAATGGTTCATTCCCTCTTTTTAGAATCGTGTGCTTCAGTGGAGCTTGCTTCTCGCCTGCTTTTTGTCGTTTTAACTGTGTGCGTTAGCCATGAAGCTCAGTTCCATGGGATTAAGAGACCGAGAAGCGAGGAAAGTTATCCTCCTGATGAGAGCATTGAGGAGTCGCCGGCGCAATTCGAAAAGCTGAGAGACATAAAACCtagaaaaacaaaaaatcaagGGCCTGTATCTGCATTCGATTCTTATGTGCTTGCTGCTGTTTGCGCTCTTGCCTGTGAGCTTCAGTTATTCCCCTTGGTTACAAGCGGAAATACTCATTTGATCGCTAAAAATGTTCAAGCTAAACCCAGGCATAACAAAGTAAATGGATCTTCTATAGAGTATGGACATGGTATTGACTCAGCTATTCATCATACTCGCAGAATCTTAGCGATTTTAGAGGCACTCTTTTCACTGAAGCCGTCTTCTGTTGGCACCTCATGGACTTATAGTTCGAATGAAATAGTTGCTGCAGCTATGGTTGCCGCTCATGTTTCTGAACTATTTAGACAGTCAAAGGCTTGTATGCATGCGCTCTCTGTCCTAATGCGATGCAAGTGGGACAATGAAATTTACACTAGGGCATCATCGTTATACAATCTCATTGACATTCACAGCAAGGCAGTTGCGTCCATCGTTGACAAGGCTGAACCTTTAGAAGCGCAATTGATATATGCACCTGTTTGTTTTGATAGCAGAACACAATGCAAGCGTACAAATACTGCTTGCTGGGATCCTCTGCGAGTATCTTCTTCAGAATATGAAGATTCAATTCATTCAGCCAATAATCTCAGATGTCAGATGGTGTTAACATCAGATGAAGGCTTAGGAAATTCCACGGGAAAAAGTGTAGAAAGTTTCCCATTAGATGCCTCGGATTTGGCCAATTTTCTTACAAAGGATAGGCACTTAGGATTCCATTGCAGTGCACAAATTCTTCTAAGATCCGTGCTTGTGGAGAAGCAAGAGTTATGTTTCTCTGTTGTTTCACTATTGTGGCACAAACTGATAGCAGCCCCTGAAACACAACCCAGTGCCGAAAGCACTTCTGCCCAACAGGGATGGAGACAG GTGGTTGATGCATTGTGCAATGTCGTATCAGCATCTCCGGCAAAAGCAGCAACTGCAGTTGTTCTTCAG GCGGATAGGGAATTGCAGCCATGGATTGCCAAAAATGATGATCAAGGTCAGAAGATGTGGAGAATCAACCAGCGGATTGTAAAGTTGATAGTGGAACTAATGAGAAATCATGATATCCCGGAATCATTGGTAATTGTAGCAAGTGCCTCTGATTTGCTTCTACGTGCCACTGATGGAATGCTCGTAGATGGGGAAGCTTGCACTTTACCGCAACTCGAG CTGCTGGAAGCAACAGCTAGAGCAGTTCAGCCAGTACTAGAGTGGGGGGAATCGGGACTGGCTGTCGTGGATGGACTTTCAAACCTGTTAAAG TGTCGTCTGCCAGCTACAACTCGATGTCTTTCTCATCCAAGTGCACACGTTCGTGCTCTCAGCATATCGGTACTTCGCAATATTCTGCAATCAAATCCTAAGCTGGAAATAAATGGTATCCATGGTCCTTATTTCAGTATCAGTGTCATCGACTGGCATACTGATATCGAGAAGTGCTTAACGTGGGAAGCTCATAGTCAACTTGCAAGAGGAATGCCTATACATTTTCTCGACACCGCCGCCAAAGAACTAGGCTGTAAAATTTCAATATAA
- the LOC108489213 gene encoding protein GIGANTEA isoform X2, whose amino-acid sequence MGKYAAGDLRPPMTASIRGSGKHPQLMPSTPRWAVANGAGVILSVCDEEVARYETATLTAAAVPALLLPPPTTALDEHLVAGLPALEPYARLFHRYYAIATPSATQRLLLGLLEAPPSWAPDALDAAVQLVELLRAAEDYATGIRLPRNWMHLHFLRAIGTAMSMRVGIAADAAAALLFRILSQPALLFPPLRQVEGVAVQHEPSGGYISCYRKQIEVPAAEATIEATAQGIASMLCAHGPEVEWRICTIWEAAYGLIPLSSSAVDLPDIIVATPLQPPILSWNLYIPLLKVLEYLPRGSPSEACLMKIFVATVEAILQRTFPPEYSREQTRKTRYSMGSALKNLAVAELRTMVHSLFLESCASVELASRLLFVVLTVCVSHEAQFHGIKRPRSEESYPPDESIEESPAQFEKLRDIKPRKTKNQGPVSAFDSYVLAAVCALACELQLFPLVTSGNTHLIAKNVQAKPRHNKVNGSSIEYGHGIDSAIHHTRRILAILEALFSLKPSSVGTSWTYSSNEIVAAAMVAAHVSELFRQSKACMHALSVLMRCKWDNEIYTRASSLYNLIDIHSKAVASIVDKAEPLEAQLIYAPVCFDSRTQCKRTNTACWDPLRVSSSEYEDSIHSANNLRCQMVLTSDEGLGNSTGKSVESFPLDASDLANFLTKDRHLGFHCSAQILLRSVLVEKQELCFSVVSLLWHKLIAAPETQPSAESTSAQQGWRQVVDALCNVVSASPAKAATAVVLQADRELQPWIAKNDDQGQKMWRINQRIVKLIVELMRNHDIPESLVIVASASDLLLRATDGMLVDGEACTLPQLELLEATARAVQPVLEWGESGLAVVDGLSNLLKCRLPATTRCLSHPSAHVRALSISVLRNILQSNPKLEINGIHGPYFSISVIDWHTDIEKCLTWEAHSQLARGMPIHFLDTAAKELGCKISI is encoded by the exons ATGGGTAAATATGCAGCTGGAGACCTCAGGCCGCCTATGACTG CTTCTATTCGTGGATCTGGAAAGCACCCTCAGCTCATGCCATCAACTCCAAGATGGGCAGTTGCTAATGGTGCTGGTGTCATTTTAAGTGTATGCGATGAGGAGGTTGCACGCTACGAGACTGCTACTTTAACAGCTGCAGCAGTTCCTGCACTTCTACTTCCTCCACCAACAACAGCTTTGGATGAGCATCTAGTTGCTGGGCTGCCAGCTCTTGAACCATATGCTCGATTATTTCATCG GTACTATGCCATTGCAACTCCAAGTGCCACCCAAAGACTTCTTCTTGGACTTCTAGAAGCACCACCATCATGGGCCCCAGATGCACTTGATGCTGCTGTACAGCTTGTGGAACTCCTTCGGGCAGCTGAAGACTATGCAACTGGTATAAGG CTTCCTCGAAATTGGATGCATTTGCATTTTCTGCGTGCAATCGGGACTGCAATGTCTATGAGAGTGGGTATTGCCGCTGATGCTGCCGCAGCTTTACTTTTTCGTATACTGTCACAGCCTGCACTGCTCTTTCCTCCATTAAGACAAGTTGAGGGAGTGGCAGTTCAACATGAACCTTCTGGTGGTTATATTTCGTGTTATAGGAAGCAG ATAGAGGTGCCTGCTGCTGAAGCAACTATTGAAGCTACCGCCCAAGGTATTGCATCAATGCTTTGTGCTCACGGACCAGAAGTGGAGTGGAGAATATGTACAATATGGGAAGCCGCTTATGGCCTGATTCCCTTGAGCTCTTCAGCTGTTGATCTTCCGGATATAATTGTTGCAACCCCATTGCAGCCTCCCATACTATCATGGAACCTATACATACCTCTTCTTAAGGTCCTTGAATACCTTCCACGTGGAAGTCCTTCTGAAGCGTGTCTCATGAAGATATTTGTGGCCACTGTTGAAGCTATTCTACAGAGAACTTTTCCTCCTGAATACTCCAGGGAGCAAACCAGAAAAACAAGATACAGCATGGGTTCTGCCTTAAAGAATCTTGCTGTGGCAGAGCTTCGTACAATGGTTCATTCCCTCTTTTTAGAATCGTGTGCTTCAGTGGAGCTTGCTTCTCGCCTGCTTTTTGTCGTTTTAACTGTGTGCGTTAGCCATGAAGCTCAGTTCCATGGGATTAAGAGACCGAGAAGCGAGGAAAGTTATCCTCCTGATGAGAGCATTGAGGAGTCGCCGGCGCAATTCGAAAAGCTGAGAGACATAAAACCtagaaaaacaaaaaatcaagGGCCTGTATCTGCATTCGATTCTTATGTGCTTGCTGCTGTTTGCGCTCTTGCCTGTGAGCTTCAGTTATTCCCCTTGGTTACAAGCGGAAATACTCATTTGATCGCTAAAAATGTTCAAGCTAAACCCAGGCATAACAAAGTAAATGGATCTTCTATAGAGTATGGACATGGTATTGACTCAGCTATTCATCATACTCGCAGAATCTTAGCGATTTTAGAGGCACTCTTTTCACTGAAGCCGTCTTCTGTTGGCACCTCATGGACTTATAGTTCGAATGAAATAGTTGCTGCAGCTATGGTTGCCGCTCATGTTTCTGAACTATTTAGACAGTCAAAGGCTTGTATGCATGCGCTCTCTGTCCTAATGCGATGCAAGTGGGACAATGAAATTTACACTAGGGCATCATCGTTATACAATCTCATTGACATTCACAGCAAGGCAGTTGCGTCCATCGTTGACAAGGCTGAACCTTTAGAAGCGCAATTGATATATGCACCTGTTTGTTTTGATAGCAGAACACAATGCAAGCGTACAAATACTGCTTGCTGGGATCCTCTGCGAGTATCTTCTTCAGAATATGAAGATTCAATTCATTCAGCCAATAATCTCAGATGTCAGATGGTGTTAACATCAGATGAAGGCTTAGGAAATTCCACGGGAAAAAGTGTAGAAAGTTTCCCATTAGATGCCTCGGATTTGGCCAATTTTCTTACAAAGGATAGGCACTTAGGATTCCATTGCAGTGCACAAATTCTTCTAAGATCCGTGCTTGTGGAGAAGCAAGAGTTATGTTTCTCTGTTGTTTCACTATTGTGGCACAAACTGATAGCAGCCCCTGAAACACAACCCAGTGCCGAAAGCACTTCTGCCCAACAGGGATGGAGACAG GTGGTTGATGCATTGTGCAATGTCGTATCAGCATCTCCGGCAAAAGCAGCAACTGCAGTTGTTCTTCAG GCGGATAGGGAATTGCAGCCATGGATTGCCAAAAATGATGATCAAGGTCAGAAGATGTGGAGAATCAACCAGCGGATTGTAAAGTTGATAGTGGAACTAATGAGAAATCATGATATCCCGGAATCATTGGTAATTGTAGCAAGTGCCTCTGATTTGCTTCTACGTGCCACTGATGGAATGCTCGTAGATGGGGAAGCTTGCACTTTACCGCAACTCGAG CTGCTGGAAGCAACAGCTAGAGCAGTTCAGCCAGTACTAGAGTGGGGGGAATCGGGACTGGCTGTCGTGGATGGACTTTCAAACCTGTTAAAG TGTCGTCTGCCAGCTACAACTCGATGTCTTTCTCATCCAAGTGCACACGTTCGTGCTCTCAGCATATCGGTACTTCGCAATATTCTGCAATCAAATCCTAAGCTGGAAATAAATGGTATCCATGGTCCTTATTTCAGTATCAGTGTCATCGACTGGCATACTGATATCGAGAAGTGCTTAACGTGGGAAGCTCATAGTCAACTTGCAAGAGGAATGCCTATACATTTTCTCGACACCGCCGCCAAAGAACTAGGCTGTAAAATTTCAATATAA